One genomic region from Portunus trituberculatus isolate SZX2019 chromosome 3, ASM1759143v1, whole genome shotgun sequence encodes:
- the LOC123508058 gene encoding uncharacterized protein LOC123508058 — MGFSGCKVIRSALQAATLQATQTAIEPAGSTAAAAAAAGDSSLSESPAAASSIADRLAALLEPSLTAEELLRLTQRARGLVEAGRVLAVQDVEGQTRHARINLKHGRLHLHSLQATPPPPHALTLQMGEVVPAAPPCEVFLDLAWPGSAARRVVVSLPGTPQGPAVCVAVLGAAGRLLRQHLLVYGVG, encoded by the exons ATGGGTTTTTCAGGTTGCAAAGTCATCCGTTCAGCCCTGCAGGCCGCCACCCTGCAGGCCACACAGACGGCCATTGAGCCAGCAggctctactgctgctgctgctgctgctgcaggtgACTCCAGCCTCTCGGAGTCACCTGCCGCAGCCTCCTCCATCGCGGACAGGCTGGCGGCCCTGCTGGAACCGAGTCTGACG GCGGAGGAGCTGCTGAGGCTGACGCAGCGTGCCAGGGGCCTGGTGGAGGCCGGCCGTGTCTTGGCCGTCCAGGACGTGGAGGGACAAACTCGGCACGCCAGAATCAACCTGAAACACGGCCGCCTGCACCTCCACTCCCTGCAGGCCACGCCCCCGCCCCCCCACGCCCTCACCCTGCAG ATGGGCGAGGTGGTGCCGGCCGCCCCGCCCTGCGAGGTGTTCCTGGACCTGGCGTGGCCCGGCAGTGCGGCGCGGCGGGTGGTGGTGAGTCTACCCGGGACACCCCAGGGGCCGGCAGTTTGTGTTGCTGTGCTCGGGGCAGCGGGGCGCCTGCTACGCCAACACCTCCTTGTTTATGGTGTGGGGTGA